Proteins from a single region of Bdellovibrio bacteriovorus HD100:
- a CDS encoding cation:proton antiporter produces MKLFLFIAAGLILSPTLLNIPKTETVSLLGTIAAYVFLFAAGLELSLKKTLAHLKEASWISVGAFIFPLITGYAGALYLLPEGSNTLFVATAMAVSALPVIIQLLKEANLYTTNLGRLIVSAATLCDILAWIMFSFLLPPQSMGPWIASHLPVFVFMAGLFISDWNLISEKRIEQLESFTRWVFAPIFFVTIGWGLNLAQHFDARQVAIVTLIAFAGKIVGSYAVSRWRKFNHTDSMTIGLSLNARGAMEILMATFGLKAGLIDMTLFTSLVAMAIITSMVPALTFRLQRKLRQ; encoded by the coding sequence ATGAAATTGTTTCTATTTATCGCTGCGGGTCTGATCCTCAGCCCCACCCTGCTAAATATTCCCAAAACTGAAACCGTGTCCCTGCTGGGCACGATCGCAGCCTATGTCTTTCTGTTTGCCGCCGGCCTGGAGCTGAGTCTTAAAAAGACACTGGCTCATCTGAAAGAAGCCTCGTGGATCAGCGTGGGCGCTTTCATATTCCCATTGATTACGGGATATGCTGGTGCCTTGTACCTGCTTCCGGAAGGCAGCAACACCTTGTTCGTGGCCACCGCCATGGCCGTATCAGCCCTGCCGGTGATCATTCAGCTTTTAAAAGAAGCCAATCTTTACACAACCAATCTGGGCCGCCTGATCGTCAGTGCTGCCACCTTATGTGATATTCTGGCGTGGATCATGTTTTCATTCCTGCTGCCACCCCAAAGCATGGGGCCGTGGATTGCCTCGCATCTGCCGGTGTTTGTGTTTATGGCGGGACTTTTCATTTCAGACTGGAACTTGATTTCAGAAAAACGCATTGAACAACTTGAAAGCTTCACCCGCTGGGTGTTTGCACCCATTTTCTTTGTCACCATCGGCTGGGGTCTGAATCTGGCCCAGCACTTTGATGCCCGTCAGGTGGCGATTGTGACTTTGATTGCCTTCGCTGGAAAGATCGTCGGGTCTTACGCGGTTTCCCGCTGGCGCAAGTTCAATCACACCGACAGCATGACTATTGGTCTGTCACTGAACGCCCGCGGCGCCATGGAGATTCTGATGGCCACCTTCGGCCTGAAGGCCGGACTGATTGACATGACTTTGTTCACAAGCCTTGTTGCCATGGCGATAATCACCTCCATGGTTCCGGCTTTGACTTTCCGTTTGCAAAGAAAACTCAGACAATAA
- a CDS encoding GNAT family N-acetyltransferase, with the protein MINSLAYASLERVSTNLQSFYQLRLNRIHKFKAKIHIQSDVGPFEIKTVTDVEELKEALALRYEVFHREMQGKKAPTGVDVDEFDFDCDHLIIKEKRSNRIVGTYRLNCSLFTDEFYSGKEFMMNGILAQPGVKLELGRACIHKDFRRGVLISLLWRGIAEYMAASDSKMLFGCATVKTDDPRDAALLTRYFEEEGRIVPGLRTRPTLAFTMPMLNHFLEEVRSPLTETQRAQAEELLPPLCRAYLKAGAYIGGEPAWDREFQCIDFLTILHREDLNRTLWKRFKLDSAES; encoded by the coding sequence ATGATCAACTCTCTGGCTTATGCAAGTCTTGAGCGTGTTTCCACGAATCTGCAGTCGTTCTATCAGCTGCGTCTGAATCGCATCCACAAATTCAAAGCCAAGATCCATATTCAGTCAGATGTGGGTCCTTTTGAAATTAAAACGGTGACCGATGTCGAAGAACTAAAAGAGGCGCTGGCTTTGCGTTACGAGGTCTTCCACCGTGAAATGCAGGGCAAGAAAGCCCCGACAGGGGTGGACGTCGATGAATTTGACTTTGACTGTGACCACCTGATCATCAAAGAAAAGCGCAGCAATCGAATTGTGGGAACCTACAGATTGAACTGCTCTTTGTTCACGGATGAATTTTATTCCGGCAAAGAATTCATGATGAATGGAATTCTGGCTCAGCCGGGTGTGAAGCTGGAGCTGGGGCGCGCCTGCATTCACAAGGATTTCCGTCGCGGGGTTTTGATCTCGCTTTTGTGGCGTGGAATTGCCGAATACATGGCGGCCTCAGATTCCAAGATGCTTTTTGGTTGCGCGACGGTGAAGACGGATGATCCCCGCGATGCAGCCCTGTTGACTCGGTACTTTGAAGAGGAAGGGCGTATTGTGCCGGGGCTTCGCACCCGTCCGACGCTGGCCTTTACAATGCCTATGCTGAATCATTTTTTAGAAGAAGTCCGAAGCCCTCTCACGGAGACTCAGAGAGCCCAGGCTGAGGAACTTCTTCCTCCTTTGTGCCGCGCCTATTTGAAAGCCGGAGCCTATATCGGTGGGGAGCCGGCATGGGATCGTGAATTCCAGTGCATTGACTTCTTGACCATTCTCCATCGGGAAGATTTAAATAGGACCCTGTGGAAGCGATTCAAGCTGGACTCCGCGGAGTCCTAA
- a CDS encoding lysophospholipid acyltransferase family protein, with translation MLWSYICHLVVRDPQKRLQRFSNNSRFFSGLILKVFNLDLTVINKPASDQKCLIVSNHMGFVDILMLASCHPMLFVTSNEMRETPFLGLLTEMGGCIYVERRSRTKILDEMKSIVNALRAGFRVVLYPEATSTNGERVLPFKKTLMMAAAQAGVPIQPVVINFREVNGEEFSLKWRDHLCWYGDIPFATSMWKSAILKSVKGEIEFLEPIYATPDDDRGLIADKAHAAISAKFVPVKGLPAEPQPPAEMQADPT, from the coding sequence ATGTTGTGGTCGTATATCTGCCATCTGGTGGTGCGCGACCCGCAGAAAAGGCTTCAGCGCTTTTCAAATAACTCGCGCTTTTTCTCGGGCCTGATTCTGAAGGTTTTCAATCTGGATCTGACGGTCATCAACAAGCCGGCAAGTGATCAGAAATGTCTGATTGTTTCCAATCACATGGGTTTCGTCGATATTCTGATGCTGGCGTCCTGTCACCCGATGCTGTTTGTGACTTCCAATGAAATGCGTGAAACCCCGTTCCTGGGTCTTTTGACCGAGATGGGTGGTTGCATTTACGTCGAGCGCCGCAGCCGCACAAAAATTCTGGATGAAATGAAGTCCATCGTGAATGCCCTGCGCGCCGGCTTCCGTGTGGTGCTTTATCCGGAAGCGACGTCCACCAATGGCGAGCGTGTGTTGCCGTTCAAAAAGACCCTGATGATGGCGGCGGCTCAGGCTGGCGTGCCGATTCAGCCGGTGGTGATCAACTTCCGTGAGGTGAATGGTGAAGAGTTCAGCCTTAAATGGCGTGATCATCTTTGTTGGTATGGTGATATTCCCTTCGCGACGTCGATGTGGAAGTCTGCGATCCTGAAGTCTGTGAAAGGTGAGATCGAATTCCTGGAGCCGATTTACGCGACCCCGGATGATGATCGGGGCCTGATTGCCGACAAAGCCCACGCGGCCATTTCGGCTAAGTTCGTTCCGGTCAAAGGTCTTCCGGCAGAGCCCCAGCCTCCGGCCGAGATGCAGGCAGATCCCACTTGA
- the dinB gene encoding DNA polymerase IV, which yields MRKIIHIDMDCFYAAVEVKYRPELKGKPLGIGGPPNTRSVLCTASYEARKFGVRSAMPSSQAVRLCPQLVLIPPHFDLYKAESRKVREIMERFTNKIEPLSLDEAYLDVTDCEQFGGSATLIAQEIRRLIFTELNLTASAGVAPNKFLAKIASDWKKPNGQFVVRPQDVETFVKDLPVEKIFGVGKVTAQKMHDLGLRTCGDIQKYTVLELSHWFGSRAAELYDFSRGIDHREVITEWERKSLTVEETYNKDLPTLQDCLKTLPSLYEDFVRRMDRGQYHDRIKGLVIKLKFFDFKQTTHEEVISELPTLQDFERLLEKAWNRRGVPVRLVGLGVRLGTQKKFSSESDSSQLKFAI from the coding sequence ATGAGGAAGATCATTCACATCGACATGGACTGCTTTTACGCGGCTGTGGAAGTGAAGTACCGTCCCGAACTCAAAGGCAAACCTTTGGGGATCGGCGGTCCACCGAACACCCGCAGCGTGCTGTGCACCGCGAGCTATGAAGCCCGCAAGTTCGGCGTGCGTTCGGCAATGCCCTCTTCGCAAGCGGTACGTCTGTGCCCGCAGCTGGTTTTGATTCCTCCACATTTTGACTTATATAAAGCTGAAAGCCGCAAAGTCCGTGAAATCATGGAAAGATTCACAAACAAGATTGAGCCTTTGTCCCTGGATGAAGCCTATCTGGATGTGACCGATTGTGAGCAGTTCGGTGGCAGTGCCACCCTGATTGCGCAGGAAATCCGTCGTTTGATCTTTACCGAACTGAACCTGACGGCGTCCGCCGGGGTGGCGCCGAACAAGTTTCTGGCCAAGATCGCCAGTGACTGGAAAAAGCCCAACGGGCAGTTCGTGGTCAGACCTCAGGATGTGGAAACTTTTGTGAAAGACCTGCCGGTTGAAAAGATCTTCGGAGTGGGCAAAGTCACCGCCCAGAAGATGCATGATCTGGGGCTTCGCACGTGTGGTGATATTCAGAAATACACCGTTCTTGAATTGTCGCATTGGTTTGGATCGCGCGCGGCGGAGCTTTATGATTTTTCCCGCGGCATAGATCATCGCGAAGTGATCACCGAGTGGGAGCGCAAATCGCTGACGGTGGAGGAAACTTACAACAAGGATCTTCCCACGTTGCAGGATTGTTTAAAGACGTTGCCGTCACTTTACGAGGACTTTGTGCGCCGGATGGATCGTGGGCAGTATCACGATCGCATCAAGGGTCTGGTGATCAAGCTGAAGTTCTTCGATTTCAAACAAACCACGCATGAAGAAGTCATCAGCGAGCTTCCCACGTTGCAGGATTTTGAACGCCTGCTGGAAAAGGCCTGGAATCGCCGGGGTGTGCCGGTGCGCCTGGTGGGCTTGGGGGTTCGCTTGGGCACACAAAAGAAATTTTCCTCGGAATCCGATTCTTCTCAGTTGAAGTTTGCCATTTAG
- a CDS encoding arsenate reductase family protein, which yields MLKVYEYAKCSTCVKALKFLDGKKVKYDKLPIVDKAPSQKELKDMLSALKERGGSIRNLFNTSGVMYKEMKLSEKLPSMTESEAIKLLSENGKLVKRPFVIGDDTHLVGFKEDEWKKVF from the coding sequence ATGCTTAAGGTTTACGAGTACGCAAAGTGCTCTACCTGCGTGAAGGCGCTGAAGTTTCTGGATGGGAAAAAAGTCAAATACGACAAACTTCCCATCGTCGACAAAGCCCCTTCTCAGAAAGAGCTGAAAGACATGCTTTCCGCACTGAAAGAGCGTGGAGGCAGCATCCGCAACCTGTTTAACACTTCAGGCGTGATGTACAAGGAAATGAAATTAAGCGAAAAGCTTCCGTCCATGACAGAATCAGAAGCCATCAAACTTCTTTCTGAAAACGGCAAACTGGTGAAGCGTCCGTTCGTCATTGGCGACGACACTCATCTGGTCGGATTTAAAGAAGATGAATGGAAAAAAGTTTTCTAA
- a CDS encoding agmatinase family protein produces MSEKTVKFDPTTTISAEFGIFGIPMTEEESKVVLVPVPWEVTTSYGEGASRGPQIIRQASEQIDLFDIEVGKAYEVGYHMRDFPQDLCNMNDKFKAVAQELIGMRTNMSEDEAKMNKLASQVNEACEEMTQWVYDQCSDVLKKGKLLGLVGGDHSTPLGAIRAVSDKFKGEFGVLHIDAHADLRTAYQGFKQSHASIMYNVMTDAKKPQKLVQVGIRDFCEEEYDFSNSREDIKTFYDLELKRRMLKGETWEQVCKDIIKELPQNVYISFDIDGLDPAFCPHTGTPVPGGLSVDQVFFLFREVHASGRKIVAFDLNEVSTGGLPEGEVEWDGNVGARILYKMCGWLVKSNA; encoded by the coding sequence ATGTCTGAAAAGACTGTGAAATTCGACCCGACGACCACCATTTCTGCAGAGTTCGGAATCTTCGGAATTCCCATGACCGAGGAAGAGTCCAAGGTCGTTCTTGTTCCAGTTCCCTGGGAAGTAACCACCTCTTATGGCGAGGGCGCCTCGCGCGGGCCTCAGATCATCCGCCAAGCCAGTGAACAGATTGACCTTTTTGACATCGAAGTGGGCAAAGCCTACGAAGTCGGCTATCACATGCGCGACTTCCCGCAAGACCTGTGCAACATGAACGACAAGTTCAAAGCCGTGGCTCAAGAGCTGATCGGAATGCGCACCAATATGAGCGAAGACGAAGCCAAAATGAACAAGCTGGCTTCCCAGGTGAATGAAGCCTGCGAAGAGATGACCCAATGGGTTTACGACCAGTGCTCTGACGTCCTGAAAAAGGGCAAGCTGCTGGGTCTGGTTGGTGGCGATCACTCCACCCCGCTTGGAGCCATCCGCGCAGTCAGCGATAAATTCAAAGGCGAGTTCGGCGTTTTGCACATTGATGCTCACGCGGATCTGCGCACGGCTTACCAGGGCTTCAAACAATCCCACGCTTCCATCATGTACAACGTGATGACTGATGCTAAAAAGCCTCAAAAGCTGGTTCAAGTCGGCATCCGTGACTTCTGCGAGGAAGAATACGACTTCAGCAACTCCCGTGAAGACATCAAGACCTTCTACGACCTGGAACTGAAACGCCGTATGCTGAAAGGCGAAACCTGGGAACAAGTCTGCAAAGACATCATCAAAGAGCTTCCGCAGAACGTTTACATCTCTTTTGATATCGATGGTCTGGATCCAGCCTTCTGCCCTCACACCGGCACACCTGTTCCGGGCGGCTTGAGCGTGGATCAGGTCTTCTTCCTGTTCCGCGAAGTGCATGCTTCCGGTCGTAAGATCGTGGCTTTTGACCTGAACGAAGTTTCCACTGGCGGCTTGCCAGAGGGCGAAGTCGAATGGGACGGCAACGTGGGCGCGCGTATTTTGTATAAAATGTGCGGCTGGCTGGTGAAGAGCAATGCTTAA
- a CDS encoding peptide-binding protein — protein sequence MNMKGLLALALSSALTAPAFAAAPNANAPKGGNFVNNLGGEPPTVHPITSTDVYGSNVQAMVCEGLLSRDSETYDWKPRLAEKWEVSKDNKTFTFFLRKNAVFHDGKPVTAEDVKFSFDAIFEPKYEAAHLRPYYEGLSKVEVVDSHTVKFTAKDMYFKNFESAAGLTIIPKHIYGDVEKSKKMNRQLICTGAYSMSKFDRGQMIQLKKFDKWWGLNEPLYKGAYNFDTVTLRFYKDENVQLERAKKGELDYLDLRIESFMKKTEGAPWGKTVLKHKVANSAPKSYGFVGWNFRKELFQDKNVRVALAHLLNREEMNKKFRYGMSDLANGAVYIKSEYNPGNKALEFNPKKAQELLAKAGWNDADKNGVLEKTVNGKKSEFKFTLIYPNKDVEKYWTMYREDLKKAGIDMELKYLEWNSFLKLVDEGNFDAVTMAWGGGSVDPDPKQIWHSSGAIPGGSNFIGYKNPEVDKLIDEARVEPNKAKRVAKLKEVYRRIAEDAPYAFLFNDKYVFYANSSRMGTPAETFKYEIGTDYWWMKPQ from the coding sequence ATGAATATGAAGGGACTCCTGGCTCTTGCACTGAGCTCAGCTTTGACAGCTCCCGCTTTCGCAGCAGCACCAAATGCTAATGCACCAAAAGGCGGAAATTTCGTAAACAACCTTGGCGGTGAACCACCAACAGTTCATCCGATCACAAGCACAGACGTGTACGGTTCCAACGTGCAAGCGATGGTGTGTGAAGGTCTTTTGTCTCGTGATTCTGAGACTTATGACTGGAAACCTCGTTTGGCTGAAAAGTGGGAAGTCTCCAAAGACAACAAAACTTTCACTTTCTTCCTTCGTAAAAATGCAGTCTTCCATGACGGCAAGCCGGTAACAGCTGAAGACGTTAAGTTCTCCTTCGACGCGATCTTCGAGCCAAAATATGAAGCGGCTCACCTTCGTCCCTACTACGAAGGTCTTTCCAAAGTTGAAGTGGTTGATTCTCACACTGTGAAATTCACCGCTAAAGACATGTACTTCAAAAACTTCGAATCCGCTGCGGGTCTGACCATCATCCCTAAGCACATCTATGGCGATGTTGAGAAATCCAAAAAAATGAACCGTCAGTTGATCTGCACCGGTGCATACTCCATGTCCAAATTCGACCGTGGTCAAATGATCCAGTTGAAGAAATTCGACAAATGGTGGGGTTTGAACGAGCCATTGTACAAAGGCGCGTACAACTTCGACACTGTGACTCTTCGTTTCTACAAAGACGAGAACGTTCAACTTGAGCGCGCTAAAAAAGGTGAGCTTGATTACCTTGACCTGCGTATTGAATCCTTCATGAAAAAAACTGAAGGGGCTCCTTGGGGCAAAACTGTTCTTAAGCACAAAGTTGCCAACAGCGCTCCTAAGTCTTACGGCTTCGTGGGTTGGAACTTCCGCAAAGAATTGTTCCAGGACAAAAACGTACGTGTGGCTTTGGCTCACCTGTTGAACCGCGAAGAGATGAACAAAAAGTTCCGTTACGGCATGTCTGATCTTGCTAACGGCGCTGTTTACATCAAATCCGAATACAACCCAGGCAACAAAGCTTTGGAATTCAATCCGAAGAAAGCTCAGGAATTGCTGGCTAAAGCCGGTTGGAATGACGCTGACAAAAACGGTGTTCTTGAGAAAACCGTGAACGGCAAGAAATCTGAGTTCAAGTTCACTTTGATCTACCCTAATAAAGACGTAGAGAAATACTGGACTATGTACCGCGAGGACCTGAAAAAAGCCGGTATCGACATGGAACTTAAGTATCTTGAGTGGAACTCCTTCCTGAAGCTGGTTGACGAAGGTAACTTCGACGCTGTGACCATGGCTTGGGGTGGTGGTTCTGTTGATCCAGATCCAAAACAAATCTGGCACTCTTCCGGTGCGATCCCAGGTGGTTCTAACTTCATCGGTTACAAAAACCCTGAAGTGGACAAACTTATCGACGAAGCCCGCGTTGAGCCGAATAAAGCAAAACGTGTTGCTAAGTTGAAAGAAGTTTACAGAAGAATCGCTGAAGACGCTCCATACGCGTTCTTGTTCAACGACAAGTACGTATTCTATGCAAATTCTTCACGCATGGGCACTCCTGCAGAGACATTTAAGTACGAAATTGGTACAGACTACTGGTGGATGAAGCCTCAATAG
- a CDS encoding ABC transporter permease subunit: MIVYLIRRLLLMIPTFFGITIMTFVLINLAPGSPIEQKLQAIRFGSAGGGGGGAAGVNSRGDSAVNEEVIEALKKQYGFDKPLHERYIIWLKNLSRLDFGESFTYQEPVIDVIKSKFPVSLQFGIASLILTYLVCIPLGVRKAIKAGGAFDRITTIILNLTYSIPPLVLGIFLIVVFAGKLNMFPLGGLHSDDYEVLTTWGKIVDRAHHFVLPLICYMIGGFTELSTLMRNSMLDVVKSDFVRTARAKGLSDNVVIFKHALRNALIPIATGLGGFFGAFLAGSLIIEQMFNLDGIGLLGYQSIMARDYNVIMGLTFISSLLLMFGRIFSDIIYVLIDPRIDFK, from the coding sequence TTGATCGTCTACCTGATTCGCCGATTACTACTGATGATCCCGACATTCTTCGGGATCACCATCATGACTTTCGTTCTTATCAATCTGGCTCCGGGCAGCCCCATTGAGCAGAAACTGCAGGCAATTCGCTTCGGTTCTGCTGGTGGCGGTGGCGGCGGAGCTGCCGGCGTTAACAGTCGCGGGGACTCCGCGGTTAACGAAGAAGTGATTGAGGCTTTGAAGAAACAATACGGTTTCGACAAGCCTTTGCACGAACGTTACATCATCTGGCTAAAAAATCTGTCCCGTTTGGATTTCGGTGAAAGCTTCACCTACCAGGAGCCGGTCATTGACGTGATCAAAAGTAAGTTCCCGGTTTCCTTGCAGTTCGGTATCGCCTCTTTGATCCTGACTTATCTGGTGTGTATCCCTCTGGGTGTTCGCAAAGCCATCAAGGCCGGCGGCGCTTTTGACCGTATCACCACTATTATTCTGAATCTGACGTACTCCATCCCACCATTGGTTTTGGGTATCTTCCTGATCGTTGTGTTCGCCGGGAAACTGAACATGTTCCCATTGGGTGGATTGCACTCGGACGATTATGAAGTGCTGACCACCTGGGGTAAGATCGTGGATCGCGCTCACCACTTTGTGCTGCCGCTGATCTGTTACATGATCGGTGGTTTCACGGAGCTTTCCACTCTGATGCGAAACTCCATGCTGGATGTTGTGAAGTCCGACTTTGTTCGTACGGCACGCGCCAAGGGTCTTTCTGACAACGTGGTTATCTTCAAACATGCTCTTCGCAACGCTTTGATCCCGATCGCAACCGGTTTGGGTGGCTTCTTCGGAGCCTTCCTGGCGGGTTCTTTGATCATCGAACAGATGTTCAATTTGGACGGTATCGGTTTGCTGGGTTATCAGTCCATCATGGCGCGTGACTATAACGTGATCATGGGTCTGACATTTATTTCGTCTTTGCTTTTGATGTTCGGACGTATTTTCTCTGACATCATTTATGTTCTTATTGATCCAAGGATTGACTTCAAATGA
- a CDS encoding ABC transporter permease subunit translates to MIEKYLIRNELTLKRYKRFKRDRVAVVSVWILLAMFFVSFTAELWANNHPHVMSYNGKLFFPLFKDYHPTAFGRDDIYVMDYRELEMKEGDWAVWPVIQWDPYESNKLVDTYPSPPTQVNWLGTDESGRDVMTRLLYGFRYTMLFAIGSWLATYAIGITMGAIMGYMGGKTDLVGQRLVEIVESTPILIVLLTIISIFTPSLPLLIGFFAIFSWTGISAYMRAQFLSLRKREYVEAAKAIGADHTRIIGKHILPNGLTPIVTFAPFFIAGGVNTLSFLDYLGLGLRPPTPSWGELLAQAQKWFTIAEWIVWGPMVALVLTLTLLINIGLAVRDAFDSKM, encoded by the coding sequence ATGATCGAAAAATATCTTATTCGCAATGAATTGACGCTGAAGAGATATAAGCGATTTAAGCGCGATCGTGTCGCTGTTGTCTCTGTTTGGATTCTTTTGGCTATGTTCTTCGTGAGCTTCACGGCAGAACTTTGGGCCAACAATCACCCGCACGTGATGAGCTACAACGGGAAGTTGTTCTTCCCATTGTTCAAGGACTATCACCCAACTGCCTTCGGCCGTGATGACATCTATGTGATGGATTATCGTGAGCTTGAAATGAAAGAGGGCGACTGGGCGGTATGGCCGGTTATTCAGTGGGACCCGTATGAAAGCAACAAACTTGTAGACACGTATCCATCCCCTCCAACCCAGGTAAATTGGTTGGGTACGGATGAGAGCGGTCGTGACGTGATGACTCGTCTGTTGTACGGCTTCCGTTACACGATGTTGTTCGCGATCGGTTCTTGGCTGGCGACCTATGCGATTGGTATCACCATGGGTGCTATCATGGGTTACATGGGTGGCAAGACCGACTTGGTAGGTCAGCGTCTGGTTGAGATCGTGGAAAGCACCCCGATCCTGATCGTTCTTTTGACCATCATTTCTATCTTTACTCCAAGCTTGCCGTTGTTGATCGGGTTCTTCGCGATCTTCAGCTGGACCGGGATCTCTGCTTATATGCGTGCCCAGTTCCTGTCTTTGAGAAAGCGTGAGTACGTTGAGGCAGCTAAAGCGATTGGTGCGGATCACACCCGTATCATTGGTAAACACATCCTGCCGAACGGTTTGACTCCGATTGTGACTTTTGCGCCGTTCTTTATCGCAGGTGGCGTGAATACATTGTCTTTCCTGGATTACCTGGGCTTGGGTCTTCGTCCGCCGACTCCTTCTTGGGGTGAGTTGCTGGCTCAGGCTCAAAAATGGTTCACGATTGCAGAGTGGATTGTTTGGGGCCCGATGGTGGCTCTGGTTCTGACTCTGACCCTGTTGATCAACATCGGTCTTGCAGTCCGCGACGCCTTCGACTCCAAAATGTAG
- the speA gene encoding biosynthetic arginine decarboxylase, which translates to MTWSPEKSAELYGINNWGNGYFRINSAGNVAVTPMGATGPTVDLHELTQDLLDRGIRVPIMIRFPEIIKSRVELLNGCFQKAFADHGYKGQYRGVYPIKVNQQRHLVQELVKYGKDYSMGLEAGSKPELLVVLALMNTPDALIICNGFKDWEYIETAILSQKLGRNTIIVVDRKEELKMIVDVAKKFNARPKIGFRAKLNTQGAGKWVDSSGARSKFGLTSTEIVEGVEFLKNEGMLDCLELLHYHIGSQVPQIQSIKSSLKEGARFYTELYKMGAGLKYIDVGGGLGVDYDGSGHSDSSVNYSEQEYANDIVSVLQTLCDEKGIPHPNIVTESGRFLVAHHSVLVFNVMGVNDLHRHEPPRPATKTDHSIMQDMQYIFEKVNKDNINECFNDLEQAKQETLQLFTYGVLSLEQRAWCESMYFAIATKMIKLARATPDCEDIVAALGKELCDTYFSNFSVFQSVPDSWAVGQLFPVIPIHRLGEEPKREATLADLTCDSDGVIEKFIDTASGEPKETIRLHQFTEGQQYYLGVFLTGAYQEILGDLHNLFGDTDAVHISLNGVGYTIDHYVPGDTVTEVLSYVQYGRSEMVDSVRQATEESIQKGSITKQEAKLLIKHYEEGLSGYTYLEEAE; encoded by the coding sequence ATGACTTGGAGTCCTGAAAAAAGTGCTGAGCTTTATGGGATTAATAACTGGGGCAACGGTTATTTCAGAATTAACAGCGCAGGCAATGTTGCTGTCACTCCGATGGGCGCTACAGGTCCGACAGTGGATCTGCATGAGCTGACCCAAGATCTTTTGGACCGCGGTATCCGCGTTCCCATCATGATTCGTTTTCCGGAAATTATTAAATCCCGCGTGGAGCTTTTGAACGGCTGCTTCCAAAAAGCATTTGCTGATCATGGCTACAAAGGCCAGTACCGGGGCGTTTACCCGATCAAGGTGAACCAACAGCGTCACCTGGTTCAGGAACTGGTGAAATACGGCAAAGACTACTCCATGGGTCTTGAAGCGGGTTCCAAGCCTGAGCTTCTGGTCGTTCTGGCTTTGATGAACACTCCAGATGCACTTATCATCTGCAACGGTTTCAAAGACTGGGAATACATCGAAACTGCGATCCTGTCCCAGAAACTGGGCCGCAACACCATCATCGTGGTGGATCGTAAAGAAGAATTGAAAATGATCGTGGATGTGGCGAAAAAGTTTAACGCCCGTCCAAAAATCGGCTTCCGCGCGAAGCTGAACACTCAAGGTGCCGGCAAGTGGGTTGATTCCTCTGGTGCCCGCTCCAAGTTCGGTCTGACTTCCACTGAAATCGTGGAAGGCGTTGAGTTCCTGAAAAACGAAGGCATGTTGGATTGCCTGGAACTTCTGCACTACCACATTGGCTCTCAGGTTCCGCAGATCCAGTCCATCAAGTCCTCTTTGAAAGAGGGCGCGCGCTTCTACACTGAGCTGTACAAAATGGGCGCAGGCCTGAAGTACATCGACGTGGGCGGCGGCTTGGGCGTTGACTATGACGGTTCCGGCCACTCTGACAGCTCTGTGAACTATTCTGAGCAGGAATACGCCAACGACATCGTGTCTGTGCTTCAGACTCTGTGTGATGAAAAAGGCATTCCACATCCAAACATCGTGACGGAGTCCGGCCGCTTCCTGGTGGCTCACCACTCGGTTTTGGTGTTCAACGTGATGGGCGTGAACGATCTTCACCGCCACGAGCCGCCTCGTCCAGCGACGAAAACGGATCATTCCATCATGCAGGACATGCAGTACATCTTTGAAAAGGTGAACAAAGACAATATCAACGAGTGCTTCAATGACCTGGAACAGGCCAAACAAGAAACTCTGCAATTGTTCACTTACGGCGTCTTGAGCCTTGAACAGCGTGCATGGTGTGAATCCATGTACTTTGCGATCGCGACCAAGATGATCAAACTGGCGCGCGCGACTCCGGATTGTGAAGACATCGTGGCGGCTTTGGGCAAAGAACTGTGCGACACTTACTTCTCCAACTTCTCTGTGTTCCAGTCTGTGCCGGATTCATGGGCGGTGGGTCAGTTGTTCCCAGTGATCCCAATTCACCGTCTGGGCGAAGAGCCTAAACGTGAAGCGACTTTGGCGGATCTGACTTGTGACTCTGACGGTGTGATCGAAAAGTTCATCGACACCGCTTCTGGTGAACCGAAAGAAACCATCCGCTTGCATCAGTTCACTGAGGGCCAGCAGTACTATCTGGGTGTGTTCCTGACCGGTGCCTACCAAGAGATCCTGGGCGATTTGCATAACTTGTTCGGGGATACTGATGCAGTTCACATCTCTTTGAATGGCGTGGGTTACACCATTGACCACTACGTTCCGGGCGACACGGTGACTGAGGTTCTGTCTTACGTTCAGTACGGCCGTTCTGAAATGGTCGACAGCGTTCGTCAGGCGACAGAGGAATCCATCCAGAAGGGCTCGATCACCAAACAAGAAGCCAAGCTTCTGATCAAGCACTACGAAGAAGGTCTTTCCGGTTACACATATCTGGAAGAAGCCGAGTAA